The following proteins come from a genomic window of Edaphobacter sp. 4G125:
- a CDS encoding acetyl-CoA carboxylase carboxyltransferase subunit alpha encodes MAEKEAGRATHGIPAAPPPVPEAWVRTELARNPQRPYPMDFIQAIFTGFSEIHGDRAFGDDQAMSCGTAWFHGEPVMVIGNLKGRTLKERVARKFGSPDPEGYRKALRAMKIAEKFSRPIFTFIDLAGAYPGIGAEERGQSEAIARNLLEMSRLRVPTIATITGEGGSGGAIALALADRVLMLENAIYSVISPEGCASIMWKDANKKQQAAAALKYTAADVQALGCVDEVLAEPPEGAHTDPAAIFATVDERLQFHLAALRSLSAGQLLEERYRKFRNIAQFYTSESDQTVATSA; translated from the coding sequence ATGGCCGAAAAAGAAGCAGGCAGAGCAACGCATGGCATCCCAGCCGCTCCTCCTCCGGTTCCAGAAGCTTGGGTCAGGACAGAGTTGGCACGAAATCCGCAACGTCCCTATCCTATGGACTTTATTCAGGCGATCTTTACAGGCTTTAGCGAGATTCACGGTGATCGGGCTTTTGGTGACGATCAGGCAATGTCCTGTGGCACGGCCTGGTTTCATGGTGAGCCGGTTATGGTCATCGGCAACCTGAAAGGCCGTACCCTCAAGGAGCGTGTCGCCCGCAAATTCGGTTCGCCCGATCCCGAAGGCTATCGCAAAGCTCTTCGCGCGATGAAGATCGCCGAAAAATTCTCTCGCCCCATCTTTACCTTCATCGATCTGGCTGGCGCGTATCCCGGCATCGGCGCAGAAGAGCGCGGACAGAGCGAAGCCATTGCGAGAAACCTGCTCGAGATGTCCCGCCTCCGGGTTCCCACGATCGCCACCATTACTGGTGAAGGCGGCTCAGGGGGTGCAATTGCGCTTGCACTTGCCGACCGTGTCCTCATGCTGGAGAACGCGATCTACTCCGTCATCTCTCCCGAAGGCTGCGCCTCCATCATGTGGAAGGACGCGAACAAAAAACAGCAGGCCGCGGCTGCGCTGAAGTACACCGCAGCGGACGTGCAGGCGCTCGGCTGTGTTGATGAGGTGCTCGCAGAACCTCCAGAGGGAGCACATACCGATCCCGCAGCGATCTTCGCGACCGTCGATGAACGGTTGCAGTTCCATCTTGCTGCATTGCGCAGCTTGTCTGCCGGTCAGCTCCTCGAAGAACGCTATAGAAAATTCCGCAACATCGCTCAGTTCTATACCAGTGAATCCGATCAGACCGTAGCGACCAGCGCATAA